In the genome of Arachis stenosperma cultivar V10309 chromosome 2, arast.V10309.gnm1.PFL2, whole genome shotgun sequence, the window AGGTAAGCATCTTTATTCAAAGTCCATAAATAAAAGACAAGATGCGAAAGgcgaaataaaattaagaagcACGTATTTGTCTAAACTTTGAAATGAAGTTATGTGACATAAAATGCCTTCTCCGGTTACGAAAGGTACGTCATGCTTAGTTGTTAACTCCCCAAACAAACTAATAAGAAAGTAATAAATATGTAAACTCCTCCATTATTCAAGGAAAAATAACACTACTCACATTTAGAGAGTAGTGTTAGAAAGACAATAatctcaatttattttatttagtttaacATGTGTAATTTTctgtatatattatttattattatatataatattatatttttattctaacaataattaataaatataaataaaagaaaagaaaaataaattataattatttatgatttccaaatattttttgtatttagaACACAATTTGATATAAAAGCATCTTCTATAAACACTAAAAATAATCATTATATATGATAAAGCTAAGTAAtcaactattttaattattaaaataattaaattaataatatctttaatatGTGTTTTTAGAATACATGTTAGATAAattctttattaattttgtatattcattatattaaaattatcaataCTGTCTCTTCCACAGATAACTACTCCTTCACCACCAATAAAATGAAGTTGACCATCTAAGATAGTAACATAATATTAATGAATTTAGTTTTCTTAAATAATAGAGAGTCTTCATGAAtattaagttttaaaattaattaaggcTAAATTTAGTAAAACTATTCATGTAGATCATTCTTAATTTAAAGTTGTCTAATGTTCACACTTTTAAGCAAAATAACAtatggaaaaaataaaaaataataaaattttgctAAATTaccaatttaaaatattagaaataagGGACAAACTTAGAGAAAGGATTTGTATATTATTCAGTATGTAGAAAAGTACAATATACAAGGGGTATATATAGGTGCTAGAAGAATCAGAATAATAAAAGTATACAAtcctataattaatataaagatatgctatataaatataaatgatactaattgatctaatattgattctaatttattctctaacatcccccctcaaactcaagtgggaGCTAAGAATACCATCTTGAGTTTGGATATCAGAGTCCGAAAACGAGTCGGATGATGAGCTTTCGTGAAGATATTAGCAGTCTGATCCAGTGTTTCAACAATGATAAGACGAACAACAGTAGTAAGGATGCATTGCCGAACAAAGTGACAATCAATCTCAATGTGTTTGATATGTTCATGAAACACATCATTATGGGCAATCTGAATAGCACTGCAGTTGTCACAAAAAACATCAATTGGGGACGACTGCGGTGCACCAAAGTCTTCGAGAAGCCAACAAATCGAGACAACCTCACTAGTGGTGTCAGCGAAAGCACGGTATTTAGCTTCCGTGCTTGATCGAGCAATGAACATTTGCTTCTTAACTCGCCAGGAAATGAGAGAGTCGCCAAAAAACAAACAATAACCAGTAGTAGAACGACGATAAGTGGGATCACCAGCCCAGTCAGCATCTGAGTACGCCTGAAGGGATAAAGATGAATGGGTAAAAAAATAAAGGCCATGAAATAGGATGCCTTTGATGTAGCAAAGAACGCGAAGAGCTGCTGCATAGTGAGTAGTACGAGAAGCTGACAAGAACTGGCTAAGAACATGAACCAGATAGGCAATGTCTGGTCGGGTGACAGTTAAGTAGACTAGTCCTCCAACTAACTGTCGATAAAGAGTAGGATTATCCAAAACAGTGTCATCCATAGGAGTAAAACAAACATTAGGCTCAAGAGGAGTATACTCAGTGCGACTATCTGTAATATCGGCTCGAGCAAGAAGATCCGAAGCATACTTAACTTGAGAGAGATAGATACCATCATCTGTGGATATGACCTTGAGACCAAGAAAATAACTAAGAgaaccaagatctttcatcttaAAAATACGGTGAAGAGGGGCTTTGAGATTAGAGATACCATCAACAGCATCGCCAGTAATGATCCTATCATCAACATACAAAAGCAAAAGAATAACTCCACATTCACTTTTACGAATAAAGAGAGCACTCTCATGAGGACTGCAAGTGAAACTGAGATTGCATATAGTGGTGCTGAACTTGTCAAACCATTCACGAGGAGCTTGCTTAAGACTATAAAGTGCCTTACGAAGGAGACACACTTTGCTAGAAGGATAAGAATAACCTGAAGAGGGTTTCATATAGaccttctttttcaaatctccaTTAAGAAATGCATTCTTCACGTCCATCTAATTGAGAAACCATTTTTTTACCGCAGCAATGGCAAGAAGAGCTCGAACAGATGTGAGACGAGTAACAGGAGCAAAAGTCTCTTTATAGTCAACACTATACTCTTACATACAACCTTGAGCAGCCAATCGTGGCTTATAACGGTCAATAGAACCATTATAGTGAGTTTTGATCTTGTATACCcatctacttttcacaacttcCTAATTAAAATGATGATCAACCAAATTTTAAGTGTGTGCTTTTTCAAGTTCTTGTATTTCTTCCTTCATTGCTTGTTGCCAATTTGATTTTGTTGAGACTTCTCTAAATGACTTAGGTTCATGTTGATAAAGAAtagtagaaaaaaataataatcaagAAGATGAGGAGGTAGATTTCTTACCCTAGAAGAATGAGTGGAAGGAGGAGGCATGACGGTAGGAGCAGGATCGTCGTCCGGTCTGGAATCATCGAGAGATGGAGAAGGCGGAAGAACAGGAGGCTGTAGAGGGTGACTTGAGATAGAACCTGTAGAATCATCACTAGGAAAAAGATCAACATTAGGGTTAGTAAAAAAGGTGACTAAGTACGAGGAATGGACTCAAAGGAGAAGAACCGAGAAAACATGTGATGCTCCCAAAAGACAACACGACGAGATATACGAATATATTTAGAGAGAGGATCCCAACAATGATAACCCTTGTGTTAAGTGCCATAACCAAGGAAACAACACATATGAATCTGAGGTTCAAGTTTACTATGTTCATGAGACTAAAGAAGAACAAAATAGTACAACCGAAAAATCGAAGAGAACTATAATCTGGAGAGGTATGATAAAGACGCTCAAAGGGAGTAACATTACCAAGATCAGAAGAAGGAAGTCTATTGATAACATGAACAACAGTAAGAATAGCTTCACCCCAAGTACGCTCAggacaagaagaagaaagaagcattGCACGAACAGAGTCAAGAATTTGATAGTGTTTGCATTCAGCTCGTCCATTTTGTTGAGACATACTAGAACAAGAAAACTCAGACAAAGTACCATGTTCTGCAAGAAAGGTTAAAAGTTTAGAATCACGGTATTCTATAGCATTATCGCATCGAAAAACCTTAATGACCTTGGAAAACTGAGTTTTAATTATAGTGGCAAAGTTAATATAAATTTGAGGTAACTCATGGTGATTAGTCATCAAATAAACCCTAATAAAGCATGAATAATCATCAATGAAAACGACAAATTATCGAGCTCTTCCCAGAGAAACAGTAGGAGGGCCTTAAACATCAGAGTGAATAAGATCAAAAGGAGAGCAAGTAAGAGAGGAATTATTGTGAAAAGATAAAGCATATTGTTTGGCAGTTTGACAAGAAATGTAATCAAAAGACTCATTAGGAACCTGAACCAAAACACCTTAAGACACAAGAGGATGTAATTTTTCTAAGGAGCTGTGGGCAAGACGTTAATGGCATAAGTGAAGGGTAGATGGAGAAGAAGTAACACAGAGATTTGACACAGGAGGAATATGAAGATTCTCGAGTTCAAATAACCTTCCGACCTTACGTCTAGTCCCGATGATTTGTCCCGTCCGACGATCCTATACACGACAACCAGAAATGGAAAAAGTGACATCAAAACCCAGGTCAATAAGTTGACCAAtagaaataagattaaaattcaATTTGGGAATATAATAAGTATCAAAAAGATTAAGAGTCGACTGGGAGATAGAACCCTTGTGTATTGCGTGCAAGAGGCAACCATTACCAGTATTGACAAAAGGTGCATTGTAGTGGTAGACAGAGACGAAAAAAGATTACGCAATGGAGACATGTGATTAAAGTAATCCGAGTCAAAATACCATTTAGAATTACCTGGAGGAGTCGAAAAAGTAGCAGGAGTATTACCAGAAAGGGAGAGAAGATGCTTAAGAAGAGACGCAAtatcagagagagagagatagaagACGGGTTGAGAGGAGCAGAGGTGGTAGATTCAATAGCAGCAGAAACAGCAAAAGCAGACATATTCTTGGAGAAGTTGGGATGAGAATGATGCTCGAGGTGACCAAGACGTGGTGGGCGAGTAAGACAGGTAGTAATAAAATGTCCCGAGAGCTTGCAGTAATGGCAGAAAAATTGTGAACAATTGTAACTAATGTGACCTTTCTGTTGACATTTGTGACATTCAACAGAAGGACAGTCTGAGAAGAGGTGTCCAGAACTATTACAGTTTCAACATAATTTACCCTTTTTGTCTGTGGTAGCAAAAATATCTGATTTATATCCATAATAGTAGTGACAAAGATCAAAGAGAGGAGGGAAAAATTGCAAATTTGAGGCAGAAAACAAGAAAACGGAGGGCAGAATCAGAAAGAACTCACCGAAAAACCTTAGGGAGGCCGGGTCCCATTGTCTGCCATGTTGGCGCCACGTCAGATGCCACATCAGCAGGGAAGGACACGTGGCACCGTGTGATTGGAGGAGGAGAACGCGTCAGTGCTGACGATGCAAGGAGTGGCAGGCGGGTCGCGAAACGGGTCGGGTCGGGCAACACGCTAGTAAACAAAACGGTGATCAAAGAAAGAATTGAAGTGAGGAAGGGTTtatgaaagagagagagagagagtacgGACATCTTTGAACTGAAGGAGGCCATAAGGTCGCCGAGGTAGGAGACAGTGCGATGAGCGGATTCGATGAGCGGaagaagagcaagaaagagaagaagagtatGAAGACGAAGATGAAGATTAAcaagatgaagaagaagtggttTCGAGTGACGAAGGCTAAGGGCGAAGGGCGAAGGGTGAAGGGCGAAGTGCGAGGGTAATGGGAGGCGCTCTTCTAGGCTTAGGGTTTCGAGTGATTAGGATTAGTGTCTTTGGGTTGGGGACCGGGTTGGGGCCGGGTTAGGGTCAATGGGTTGAAGCCCCTctcgccacgcttttaaaacgtCACTATTTTGCTGTACGGCCACACTTTTGAAGCGTGGCAGAAAAGAaccttttggccacgcttttaaagcgtgcccaAAAGAGTACTAGGATATGGCCACGCTTTGTAAGCGTGGCCGTAATGAAACCCTGTTACCACGCTTTCAAAACGTCTTTGTTTCTCTCTATgcaaaagcgtggcaaaaaaaagCGTGGCCGTTTCTCTAATCAATTGCCACCCATACAAAAACGTGGCCGTTGAtacttttcgccacgcttttgaagcgtggcaaTAAAAAAAGTGGCCAAATCTCTAATCTCTCGCCACCCtcataaaagcgtggccattgaccacttttggccacgcttttgaagcgtggcaagaaaaaagcgtggccataggccTTTTATCTTGTAGTGACAGGTCGAGCGCGGATCTGTGGAGCGTCTGGCTGACACGTGGTGTGACGCTGAGCCGTCAATCTGGGACGCTGATCTAACGGCACTGGAGGTGTCTCGAAGGAGGAGAACTTCAAACGGACAGGGAACATCGGGCGGCGCGTAGCGACGCGTCCGGTGGCAATTTTGGTGGCGTTGAAAACTTCACGATGAGACGAAGGCAATGATAGTGGCGATGACGAACCAAGACATCGGGAAAGGGTTGAAAAAATAAGGACAAAGTACTGTTAGAAGGGACAAAACACAAGAGCTAGAAACCAATTGTTATTGGAAAAAAAACCTATGTACTGATACtatgttagaaacaagagataAAATTGGAGAAAGAATTTGTGTATTATTTAGTATGTAAGAAAATACAATGTACAAGGAGTATATATAGGTGCTAGAAGAATCAGAATAATAAAATACAGTCCTATAATTAtgctatataaatataaataatactaattgatctaaTATTGATtctaaacttaaattttatagtttttcaccacaaaaatttagttttcttAAGCATCACCCGcagcaaaatataatttttctaaataaaaaatacatagtTTTGGACAATATTtcctatttataaataaaacataTGTTTAAATTAAACAGGTTAAATATATTTTAGGACCATTCAATGCAAGTACTTATTGCTCAAGGACATAGCAAACTGCACTCTATAAATAGATCTCTTTGAAGCACAAGGCATTATAGCCCTCCAAAATCATTAACAAGATGATGGATAATTTTCAAGAATACATAGCAATCTTCTTAATTTGGCTGGCAGCTACAATATTGTTCCAAGCCATACTAACCAAAACTCGATCATCGAAGCTTCACCTTCCACCTAGTCCATTGGCCTTACCAATCATTGGACACTTCCATTTACTACAACCTTCTCTTCACAGAGCTGTTCAAGAGATTTCAAACCGTTATGGACCCTTGATTCAGCTCTATCTCGGCTCTAACCCCACCGTCTTCGTCGGCTCGGCCGAAATAGGCAAAGAGATCTTGAAAACACATGAAGTCTGTTTCGCTAACAGACCTGCAAATATTGCAATTAGTTCCCTGACTTATGACAAATCCGATTTAGCGTTCGCGCCTTACGGAACCTTCTGGAAGTTCATGAAGAAGCTCTGCATGTCAGAGCTTCTTAATGGACGGATGCTTGAACTCCTCTCCCCGATTAGGGAAGAGGAGATCAAGAGATTGTTGGAGACGCTTCGAAAGAAAGGCGAAGCGAGCGAGGCAGTGAACGTGGTGGATGAGCTCTTAAAGCTAACAAATAGCATAGTGATGAGAATGGCTATAAGCAAAAGCTGCTTTGACATTCACAATGATGATGCTGATAAGGTGATAGAAATGGTGAAAGAATCTGCCTTGTTGAGTGCAAAGTTTAACTTGCAAGATCACTTTTGGTTTTGTAAAGGGTTTGATTTTCAAGGCTTCGGGAAGAAAGTGAAGGAGGTTCGTGAAAAGTTTGATATCATGTTAGAGGGTATCATTCAAGAACATGAAGAGGATAGAAGATGTCAAAAGTCAACGGGAAATAATGATGGTGCCAAGGATGTACTTGATGCTCTTCTAACTATTTCAGAAGATCAAAGCTCAGAGGTCAAAATAACCAGAGACAATATTAAAGGCTTCTTGATGGTAATAATATAATCTTCTCTTAAACACAATTTAAATCTTTTCTCAC includes:
- the LOC130963084 gene encoding uncharacterized mitochondrial protein AtMg00810-like gives rise to the protein MDVKNAFLNGDLKKKVYMKPSSGYSYPSSKVCLLRKALYSLKQAPREWFDKFSTTICNLSFTCSPHESALFIRKSECGVILLLLYVDDRIITGDAVDGISNLKAPLHRIFKMKDLGSLSYFLGLKVISTDDGIYLSQVKYASDLLARADITDSRTEYTPLEPNVCFTPMDDTVLDNPTLYRQLVGGLVYLTVTRPDIAYLVHVLSQFLSASRTTHYAAALRVLCYIKGILFHGLYFFTHSSLSLQAYSDADWAGDPTYRRSTTGYCLFFGDSLISWRVKKQMFIARSSTEAKYRAFADTTSEVVSICWLLEDFGAPQSSPIDVFCDNCSAIQIAHNDVFHEHIKHIEIDCHFVRQCILTTVVRLIIVETLDQTANIFTKAHHPTRFRTLISKLKMVFLAPT
- the LOC130960391 gene encoding 3,9-dihydroxypterocarpan 6A-monooxygenase-like, translated to MMDNFQEYIAIFLIWLAATILFQAILTKTRSSKLHLPPSPLALPIIGHFHLLQPSLHRAVQEISNRYGPLIQLYLGSNPTVFVGSAEIGKEILKTHEVCFANRPANIAISSLTYDKSDLAFAPYGTFWKFMKKLCMSELLNGRMLELLSPIREEEIKRLLETLRKKGEASEAVNVVDELLKLTNSIVMRMAISKSCFDIHNDDADKVIEMVKESALLSAKFNLQDHFWFCKGFDFQGFGKKVKEVREKFDIMLEGIIQEHEEDRRCQKSTGNNDGAKDVLDALLTISEDQSSEVKITRDNIKGFLMDMFGGGTDTTAATIEWALAELINHPTVMEKARNEIDLLVTSSGKPRIVIESDIPNLPYIQAIVKEALRLHPPSPFIMRESSENCTINGFHIPARTKILINVWAIGRDPKNWDNPLEFKPERFLGTKGQTLEVRGQHFQFLPFGSGRRGCPGTSLALNVAHTSLAAMIQCFKWKVVGENIVNGVIDMEEGPSFILSRAQPLICIPKSRLVPFPSVS